The window TATCTGGGAAGACCCTGTCTTGGGGGTGAGCCCCGGGGTCCGTCCCAGACCCTAACCCTCAGTCCGCAGCACCGTGAAGTGCAAGATCTGATGCACGTGAGCACCGTAGCTCAGTCCCCTGGCCAGGACGGCTGCTCCCTGGACAGCTGCAGATGAGGCTCAGAGCCCCAGCATCCACCCCTGGTTTTCCCCTGAGCAACATGGGCCTGGGCCGTACAGAGTCCCCTGAACCCCAAAACTGAACCAGCCCTGCAGAGAGGGTCCAGCCTGGCCTTCCAGGGCCCCTGGAGCCAGGGAGTGGGGTCTGGGGCAGGGGATCCTGCCCCAGAGCACCCTCCCTTGGTCAGAGAGACACCTGCCAGGCCAAGTAAGTCCCTCGGCCCACAGAGGCATTATTTACTGCCCTGCAGGAACAGGGAGAGCTGGTCCTAGGAGCGTGGGGTCCTCTCTAGGCCACCATGGGCTGGCAGGGGAGATAAAGTCATTGCAGTTCGGAAGGAGGACCTGGCCCCCCAGATCAGCTCCACaaggcccctccccctccccaggtcctcctCCCACGAGGACACAGTGGCCCAGCAGGGCTCAGCTCCCGTGCACACGCCAGgagactgaagcccagagagagtCCTGGCCCAGATTTGCAGTGACTGAGGCCACTTGGCACCCgcgccctgggggtgggggaggacggAGCCGTGTTGGGGATGACTCATGAGGATGTCTGACTTTTGTTAGCCATCAGTGCAGAGAGATTAATCTGTGCCAGGAGCAGTGTTGGGCTCAGAAGTTCTGTCTGGCACCGAAGGGatctgggctggggcagggccagCTGAGCTCCAGTGCCAGCCTGCCCACATGCCCACCCAGACCTGCAGTCTGTTGATGGGGCCTGCTGTGGGGACCAGGCCCCAGAGAAACCAGGGCTGTGAGGTAGTCCCCTTCCTTTCTGTCGGGCAGGCACACGTGGCCAGAGCGGACACTGGTCCTCGCTCACCCTGGCCCTCCAGGTGAGTCCAGCTGTCTGCATGGCCTGGAGTGGAAGGGAAGACTCAGGGCCTCCAAGACAGGAGGAGGCATCGGGGGGCCTGCCTTGGGCCAGGAGACCAGGGACCGTCAGGGATGCCTTCCTGGAATAGGTGGGGCTCCATCTTGCTTCAGGGGGGATACTTGTCAAGAAGAGGGCATTTGGGGCAGGGCACGGGAAGAGGCAGCAAAGCCACCCTCGGGACAGCAGAGGCACGGAGGTCTAGGGACGTTGGGTGAGGAGGGAAGCCAGCCAGCCTGGTCCACACCAGCCTCTGCCCCAAGTGGCCTCGTCCTCCTGGGGTGGAACCTGGGTGCCCAAGCATCCCTGCTCAGAGGCCTGATGTGGAGCCCAGTGCCCAGGATTCTGCATGGCTCTGGAGAGAGACCTGCCAGCACCTTTGGGGGCTGAGACCTGGCCCCAGGCCTCTCCTGAGACTCCTTGCTGGCCCCATTCCTTGCACATGCCCAGACCACAGAGAAGGTGGACACTTCCCTTGGCCacactccccagggccacagCTGAGGGACATAGCCTCTGCTTTATCCCTCAGGCCCCCCTGGGGGAGTAGGAGGCCACATGGCAGGCCATCCTGGGGAAAGAGGCCCACAACTGAAGTCCAGGACCCCTGTGACCGGTGCCCAGAGCCTCTGGAGCTCCCCCGGGAGGGGGGAATTGTGGGGCACtgggccctgcctggcctccaggGCTTCACGGGAGCTCCCCTGGGCCCAGGCTTTCCCGTGGTGCTCTTGGTGCAGGTGGAGGATGCCATGCTGGACACCTACGACCTGGTGTATGATCAGGCGGTGAGGAGCCCGTCCAGCATCCAGTGGCCGGAGCTGGCTGCCATCCAGGACACGGTGAGTCGGGGCAGGGCCTTCCCTTTGCCAGCATGCCACAGGTGGTCAACCTCAGTGTGCTACACAGAATGGGCACTGGACACCCTCCCGAGTCAGCCATCCTGGGCCAGCCCTGGGGGTTCCCAGGACACAGGCCATGGCTGCCCACTTTCAGGTAGAGGATAAGAGCTCCAGTCCTCTCCCCCGGACGGGTGCCCACAGAATCTTGGGCCAGACACAAAGTGAAAAGGCAGGTCCTGTTCAGACACGGTTAAGGATTTCCAGACGGTGAGGACAGAGTGTTAGAGCAAGTGGGCGCTCCGTCTGCCACAGCACCGTGGCCCCACAGCGAGGGTTACTGGCCCCCAAGTTACAGGGAAGGCCTCCCCCTGGCTAGGCCCAGGCTGCCAGTGGCTGTGCCCCAGCAGAAGCAGCTGTGACCCAGGAAGCCCTGCCTCTAGGGGCCAGTTCTGCAGGACCCACCTAGGTCATTTGTCCATgggtgcctcagtctccccaccaTCCTGACCACTGCCCACAGCTCCCTGCATCTGTCTTACAGTTTCTGTGCTGTGGAAAGAGGTCCCCTTTCCAGCTTCTGGGGAGCAGGGAAGCCGACCCGTGTCGGGGCAAGGAGGCAGCGAGAGAGGTAAGGAGTAGGCAGAGCCTCCTGGCCAAGCAGGACGCAGGCCTCGGGCAGAGCCCCACGGACCTCCTGACCTGGTTTTCCCACACCCACGGAGCCTTCGTGGAAGGGCCTAGGGAAGGGTCCCCTGGGAGGGGGGGCAGCAGGGGGCTACTGTGCCAGAAGCTCACGGCAGCCAGCTTGACCCTGGCCTCAGCCAAGGCCCCTTGTGTCAGCTGGACACCAGGCACGGGCTCCACTCACTCCTTCACACAGCTCCCAGCTTGGTGCTCCCCCGGGCTAGGTGgacccagcctcagaaacttctAGAAGCTTACAGAAAAGGTCTCTGTGCCGGAACCCAGAGAGGGTATCGGGTCTGGCTGGGGGAAGCAGCAGGAAGGGCATTCCAGGAGGACGGCTGAGCTGAGGGCAGCCCTGGCCAGGCCGTGGCCCTTCCTGCTGGCCTGGACTGGGACTCCGCCcgccctcccttctcccctgctGCGACGCCCCACTGTCCTGGAAATAGACTGGCCCTATCTCCTGTGGATGTGCCTGGCGACCCTCCAAGAAACAGAGGAGGGTGGGAAATGGCTTGAGGCCCAGAAGTCCACtgcgcccccacccccagggccagTGTGCTGGGAGGGACTGAGCCGGGGAGCCCTTCCACCCAAGGGCAGTCCACAGGACCCACTGCAAAACACAGGCTGGGGCCTGGCTGTAATGCCCCCCGGGGGAAGCAGGGGCCAGCAGGGGCAGGCTGGTGTGGGCCAGGAGGACGCCTGCTGGCAGGAGGGTGGGACAACACCGTGTGGCTCCTGGGTCCTTTGTCCCTCTGGGAACTGGAATCCCAGAATCAAAGGCAAGTTGGGGCCCAGCGAAGAATGAAGGGACTTTTGTTCTTGTCCAggagaaagagaagcaggaggTGGACTCTCAGCTTCGGCCCTGGGGGCCGGGTCACGGTGAAGGCGTGAGCCGGTGACTGAGTGGGAAGTGCCCGTGTCCTTTAATGTCAGGAAGCCAGAGGCCACTTTGGCAGCTGCCTTAGAGCCCACAGTTCTTGGCCAGCACATCTGGAGGGAAcgcctggcctcctggcctcctggtcaGGGCAGGCAGAGATTCGGGGGTCACCCAGGCAGCATGAGACCAGCACGGGCAGATGCCACCCTGCCATGACACCACCTCCCTTCTGGGGAGGACCTCGGTGGGTGCTGCGCCCTGTgctcagtgaggggaggacagCACAGGGCAGCAAGGGAAGCCCCTCACCCCTCCGTGGGCTGCTCCTCTGTCCTCCCTATGAGCTCTAGACACTGAGGTGCCATGCTGCCCTTGGCCACCTGCAGGAGCTGGACACGTGGCCAGTACAGGAGCCCAGGGCAGCTTGGCCAGGCACGGCGGTCCCTGGGGCCCCACAGCAGCCAGCCTGTGATCCTTGGTTTTGCCGGCCCTTGCTGCCTCATCCAGGGCTCTGGGTGATTCTCCCCAGGAAGGTGGTGCACCCCAAGTTCCCACAACCTGACTTTGACAGGGTAGGGTCCTGCCTCTCCGGGGCTCCTCCGAGGCTGGTCATGCTGGGCAGGGAGGTCTGGCCAGGGTGGGCACCATGTACGCTGCGCCCTGCCTAGGACTGTCTGCAGAGCATCAGGAGCTTCCTGAAGACACCGCAGAACGTTGCCTTCATGCTAACCAGCACCGGCCTGGCCCTCATGGTACCCGCCCCCGCTCGATgccccttccccatccctcctcttGCCCTGTGGAGACCCAGACATGGCCCTGGGTCCAGGGGCCACAGAAGGCAGGATGAGGCAGCCTCAGCTGACAGCCTCGGCCAAGACACCCAGCCCTGGGCCACACcagggtcctcagggaggagCAGCCTCTGATCCAGGAGGTGGCCTTGGGGGTTCAGGGTCTGCCTTGCTCCTTTCCCAGGACACCTGTCCCCTCCCAATGCTGCGAAATCCAGACCCCCCggggttccccccccccccagtgctgtGTCCCTGCCGACTCGGGGACATCTGGTTGTCCATCAGGTCTATGCCATGCTGCTCAGCTCCTTCCTCTGCTTTGCCGTCTGCTCCGGCCGTGGCTTGGACCGCAGAGACAAATACACCCTGACTCCACGGTAGGCCCCAGGGTCCACTGGATGCCCTCAAGGGTCCTACAGCCCTGAAGGAGGCCCAAaggtgtctgtgtctgtctgggTGGGCTGGGCCCCTGGACCAAGGGCCATGACTGGGTCTCCAGAGGAAGCACTTGGATGGTCAGCTCCACTGGGCGGGGCCAGACCAGTCTACACTCCACACTACCCACCTCCAGTCCCTGCCAAGACCTGGCCTGGCACCTGCTACACATAGACACTGGCACAGAGAGGTGTGTGCTGCCAGGGCCCCCAGGCACAGCCCCAGGCCAGGACCTCTATCAGGACTCCCCATGCGCAATGCCAGGAAGAACCCACGCCCAGAAGCCAGAAGTCCCTCCTGCTCCCGGGTGCTCGGCCACCCTGCCTGCCAGCTCCAGTCACCCCCCCTGCTGGCCCCACTCTGGTCATCTGGGCCCCTCCCTGCCTGGGATCCTGCCTAGCCCCTCCATGTTCTCAGACAGCCTCTTGTCTCCTAAAGAGCCTTCTGGGACAGACTCACAGTGCTCCTAGAATGTTCTAGAACAGCCTCAGTTCTGCTCTAGAATGTTCTACAACAGCCTCACAGTCCCCTCCAGAACATTCTATGTCAGCCTCACGGTCTTCCCTAGAGTGTTCTGGAACAGAGTCACAGTCTCCTCTAGAACATTCTAGAATGGCCTCAAcattctttctgcttcttagaGCCTGTGGCTGCCAGGCCCAGGAACCCAGCCGCTTCACACTCTCCCAGGGTGGACCTGTACCTCGACGCTCCTCTGAAGCAGAGGCTCTTGCTGGCCATCGGGGTCCAAGAGGATGCTTGCATGACCCTCATCGGCTCCAGAGCTAACCCTCTGATTCCACCCTGTCCTGCCACCCATCTGCCCCCAGACGGGAGGCCCCAGCCACAGGCCCCACAGGACCCGTAAGGAAGATGAGCTCCGTCCTTCAGGTGGACAGTATGGGGAAGACCGGCCAGATAAACAGACTCCGTGCAGAGCACAGGGAGCCCAGGGTGGTCCCCTGACGCTGCAGAATGGAATGAGGAGCGAAGAGAGCAAGCAGGGCCGCCCAGGAGGACCAGAGCGCCGGTCAGCACACCACCCAGGGCCTGCCGCTGCTGTCCTAGGCAGAGGCCACCCTCTGGGGTCCCCACAGACCAGACCTGACAAGCAGGCGACGGTGGGACAGAACTCTCGGGCTCTCAGGGAGCCAGCTGGGTGTGGACCTAGGCCCCATCCCCCGGTGCCAACTGCAGCCCGAgatgacgggggggggggggggggggcgcaaaGCTGGTGATCCTGTCAGGTCACAGCCCACTGTCACACAGAGACTTAAACTGCTGCTGCTCTTTCCATTTGCTCCTCTTCCTGCCCTAACAAACGTGGCGGCCCACGGCTCTGAGGTCAGAGTCCAGGTGGGCTGGGTGGGCTCTCCCCTCAGGGTCTCACAGGCCAAGTTCTCCTGGGGACAGGCGGGCGGGGCCCATGGGGGCCACTTTCTGCTCCTTGAGatgccccttcctcctcctgtggCCACCCTCACTCAACCACAAGGGCAGGGGAAGTCTCCCTCAAGCTTCAGATCCTCCACGTCACCAGCTCAGAGTCCTGCGCTCCGAGGTCCATGAGGGGCGGAGgcccccacatcctctcctgaCTGAAAGAGGATCTTTTCAACTGTGGGGAACACACGTAACACGAAGCTCCCGATCCCCGTCATGGCTCAGCGCCTGACCGGGGCACTGAGCACGTCCACCCTGCTGTGCCGCCATCACCACTGTCCACCTCCAGAGCTTTCCCATCCCCCCAAACTGAAGCTCTGTCCCCCAGATGCTGGCTCCCAGCTCCCCCAGCCactggaacccccccccccccgcccgcttTCTGTCCCTGTGGATCTGTGACTCAGGGACCTCACAGAAATGGAATCTCAGAGCACTTGTCCGTTCGTGGACAGCTTATCGCACCCAGAATAGCACCCTCCAGCTCCACCACGTGCAGCGTGTCAGGATCCTGAAGCAGAAACCTTATCGCGTTGACAGAGATGTCACAGGACGGGTTCTGAGGGATTTGCCAGGAGCGAGCCGTGCCATTAACGCAGACTGGGCGCGTCTGTCTTTGCATGATTCAGAGTGCACCGAGCGACAGCGGATTCACAGCGGCACTGTCCCTCACAGACACCCTGTTCACTGGGTGGTGGGACCGTGCCGGGGCACCCACAGGTGCTTCCATTCCATGCCACgcgtttttgctttttaatatttctttgttgtccatggacctttattctTATTCATCTGTTTACATGCagtgctcagaatcaaacccagagcctcacacacgcCGGGCAACTGCTcgaccgctgagccccagccccaccctccatGCCAGTCTCCAGTGCAGCCTCTCTCACTGCAGTCTCCGACGGCACTTTACACCGTCATCTGTGGGTCACAGAAGGGCCAGCAGTGGCCACAGGGTCAGACACAGAGCAGAGCAAAGGCAGAGGTGATGGGATGCGGGGGGCAGATAAGAGCCCTGCGGGACCATCACAAGGTCCAGCCAAGAAGCCCGGGGGACAGACTGCGCCAGGCGCTGCACACCTGCTCACCTGCTGAGCCATCTTGGGTGGTCTCCTTCCACACCTCCAGGTGGGGGTGCTCCGATACACTCGGATACACTCACAGGCCGGTTCCCCGGGCAGAGGTCTGACAGGCCACTGCATCCACGTGCCTCTGACCCAACCCCAAGGTGCACGCGTGGTCCATTTTCTCAGCACAACTTCGTCGTCATCCGTTCACGCCTCGCGATGGCTGCCGCCGGGTTACTCTTTTCCTTAACTCCTGTGCGTCCACCCTCGGTGGTTTCCGGCTTGCCCAGAGGAGTCACCAGGTCACTCTGCCTTAGTGCTGGACTGACATGGAGACACTCAGGGTGAAGTGCTGCTCTGTGGAACAGAGTGACTCGGGGCTGGACACAGCCTGCTGCACAGGATTCAGTCAGGACGTGGGGTGGGCCGAGTGACTCGGAAATCCTGCTGCACCAGCCACCGTCACTGGACACTCACCCACCTCTGTGCTGAGCCACCTGCACGTCTGCAGAATTCAGTCCACTTCCTAGTCCTGGGGAGCACCAGGTGGGCCCAGCTCAGGGCAGAGCTTCCACTGGGGGAGGgggccctgcccccacccaggcCACGCGAGAGCTCCCCCAAATGTAGACCATCCCACGATGCACAGCCCCAAAGGACAAAGCCCATGCGTCCCCCCTGGTCCTCCTGCCGACACAGATACACTTCCCAACAAGAGTTCAGGGTGGCCCCAGCATCACCAAGAACAGACAAGAACACGCTCACCCCACATAAAGCACCCACCACAGGATTCTCCCCCAAAGGGAGGCACCCCAATGTCTTGAGGCTTCTGGGCCCCAGCAGCCCCGGGTCTCCAGGGGTTGCTCCCCTCTGGTTCTGCAGCCTGAGAAGCCGAGTGGAGGAGGACACCCTGCACACtgtggggggtggagggaaaggagggcCAGAGCCTGCGGGCTTCACCCAGCGCAGGGGAAGTTCCCCTTCACATCCCTCCCTCTGACTCACTCTGGGCTCCGGGGACAGGCCTCACCTGAGTGGCCCAGACTCTGGGAGGCCTCACCTGGGCCTTGTTTGACTCCACAGCACCCAGCGCTCTGTCACTCCCCCACTTAGAgcctggagcaggagcaggaggtgaGGCCCCCTTGGCTAGGAGGAGGAGCTCCCTGGGCATCCCTGCCTGGTCTGCGCCTTCCGCCCCCCAGAGCAGGAAGACGGGGCTGGGCCGGGGGCCTGGGGCGAGCCCGACCCCTTCCGACCCCACCCCTCGCCCAGAGACAAGGCAGGGAGACAACTGACCTGCTAGGAGGTCCCTCTGAGAGCCACCAGGCAGTGACCACCTCCTCGGAGTCGATTGCTGCTCCGGCCTTTGCCTGCTTCTCCCAGAGGTGCTGGGGCAAGGAGAGGCCTGGGGCCACCGGAGCCTGCCCTTGACCCCTTGTGAGCACCCCAGCCATCACCCAGGCCCTCTTACGAGGAGCCCAGGGGCCACCCACAGCTGTTTTGTGCTGGGGCAGAAGCTTTCCTTGTTGGCTACTAAGATCTCCAAACCGGCGTGCAAGTCCTGAAGGGCCCCAGGCTCGGCTTTTTCTGGGACTTCTCCTAGG is drawn from Urocitellus parryii isolate mUroPar1 chromosome 4, mUroPar1.hap1, whole genome shotgun sequence and contains these coding sequences:
- the Tspan32 gene encoding tetraspanin-32 isoform X2, coding for MGPGRRVRVAKCQMLVTCFFVLLLSLSMATATALLHLEDRFAVVRRASLDSNPWEAVHRWVFSLGISLAGLLSLGAALSAAATVREAPGLLATGFLCFALVFCSLVQVAYWRFHNPTQVEDAMLDTYDLVYDQAVRSPSSIQWPELAAIQDTFLCCGKRSPFQLLGSREADPCRGKEAAREDCLQSIRSFLKTPQNVAFMLTSTGLALMVYAMLLSSFLCFAVCSGRGLDRRDKYTLTPRREAPATGPTGPVRKMSSVLQVDSMGKTGQINRLRAEHREPRVVP
- the Tspan32 gene encoding tetraspanin-32 isoform X1, translating into MGPGRRVRVAKCQMLVTCFFVLLLSLSMATATALLHLEDRFAVVRRASLDSNPWEAVHRWVFSLGISLAGLLSLGAALSAAATVREAPGLLATGFLCFALVFCSLVQVAYWRFHNPTQVEDAMLDTYDLVYDQAVRSPSSIQWPELAAIQDTFLCCGKRSPFQLLGSREADPCRGKEAAREDCLQSIRSFLKTPQNVAFMLTSTGLALMVYAMLLSSFLCFAVCSGRGLDRRDKYTLTPRACGCQAQEPSRFTLSQGGPVPRRSSEAEALAGHRGPRGCLHDPHRLQS